In the genome of Brachypodium distachyon strain Bd21 chromosome 3, Brachypodium_distachyon_v3.0, whole genome shotgun sequence, the window AAGGAAGAGACCAAGACCATGGCCAGAGATGCTTGTAGTTGTAGTCCCTTCCACTACAAGGTCGACTACAAATCCGAGGACCATGTCATGCGGAAGCTGTTACAAGGATCTCAATTCCTCCGTGTCATTTGCCTGTTTGGACTCGATATTGGCAAGAAGCTGCCCACTGAGATCGGGGATGTGGTGCACTTGCAGTACCTTGGCATCACCTCCTGCTCCCTCGATGAGATACCACCGTCGGTTGGGAAGCTAACACGTCTCCAAACACTAGACGTCCGTGGCACCGACGTCCACACTCTTCCCCCGGAGTTCTGGAGTATTCGGACACTGCGACATGTGTTTGGATCCATCCCTTTGCCTAGGCGAGTTGGCAACTTGGAGCAGCTGCAGACACTGCAGGCCGTAAGGCCCGATGATGATGTTGGTAGCTGCTGGGATGCAACAACCTTCGCTCGCATGAAGCGTCTTCAGTCCTTGTACATCTCGGGCCTCCGCAATGAAAATGAGAAGGGAGCCTTGGCAGCAATCCAAGAACTTAAGTACCTTGTGCTCCTCTGTATTGGTGGCGAGGTAATTTCCTTGGATTTCACTGGCTGCAACTTCCCGCGCCTTCAGGTGCTGATTTTGATGGGGGAGATTGTGCCGCCATTAAACAGTCCTGAGAGTAGTAACAGCTTTTACTTTCCAACCCTGGTGAAGCTGTCTCTCGAGAATACCAAGGTGCCGCAACGCTTCATCGACAAACTAAGTGTTGAGCTGCCCCTTCTTGCCTCTCTAACACTACTCCCAGGGTCCTACGATGGGGAATGTCTTGAATTTACTAAAGGGTTTCAGAGTCTCAAGGAACTGAAGGTGGACGTGCGCCTGAGGAAAATTGTGATAGAGGAGCCAGCGTGTCCCCATCTAGTGAAACTGGATATTTTAATCTACTTCAAGGATTTTCGTCTGGAGCTCGTTGACCGACGCAACATTGAGGAAATAATCAAACGCGAGTATAAATATCTCTATGAAAAGATGCAGATGGTGGGTGCTTTCGTGAGGACGATAGCTACTGAAGAGTTGGAAGCTCCTACCCGAGATTAAGGCTGATCGATCGAGGTTCGTACTgtttgtgtgtatgtgtgtgtgtatgtgtgtgatATTCATACAACACTTAAATTAGGTGTTGCAAGTCCCTTGTGATTTTTACGCTGAGTGTTACGTCGTGTGTCTACCTATTTGTTGAACTGTTTATGTTAATACTTTGTGCACGAGAGATGATTGGAATTGGATTTGGACTGGACCTATATATCTATCTACGTGTAGTAATCTCCGGTCACCCATTTCGATCGGTACATGTATTGACGATATATGTAAATATTAAAATAAAGTGGCAAAATTCACATGCAAAACTCCTTTCTTGAGACCATATGCTAACAAGAAATTGCgatttgtgaaatcatatgtgatgttgtaacattggcaagtgttttagatgaaacattgatgtggatactttggataatatggatatttatgtgatgacatctatcttgtttggacttagtgctttgctagtagtgtgctgatccattagtttcttatgtgaaaacatggcgtgagttgtgtggaacttaccctgagtcaagtcgtggacttgagctcgtactggttatttgtgtgttcgctttcaggtgttgccggagctagaggaacgtggtcgatgatgggatcgagggacgaaacttgggagaagctgaggttgaggatcaaggtcatgcgggacgtttgtgcgaaggaacaatggaagtgaagactacgatgatccgagagggcaccggtttgtcgtacgttgtttataccggatatgtacggtattggagatattcgatacgtgatggtcgagtttgaacacatcacaagaagagttgatggcatggagtggcatcgacgcgaagatatgtaggtccagccgtggctggatgagagctgtttaaagattaaacagtagcgtcatcaagatggtgtcggatggaaaagtggtctacatgaaagttgtgcccgtcgtcgagacgaacaacttttcttttggagtcatctcaatccgaggtcgtctGTGGGCCCCATAGGTAGAATAACGACCGGgtcagaggagttcgtgttggattcggactcggtttagggtcgcgaattttcccttataaatagagagCATCCTaactagggttttagcaaggacgtgagggaactcagagctttggatttagatcaattcttggagagttcttggatgcatggttgcatcttttgtaatcgattgacatcgttgcaataaagagattcgttggcggtgtcatctctgttcttctcggattttcgtgaaatcttcgtgctagatctttataacactttggtgcaggttcatcacaagttcataatactttgctgcaagtttatcacgagatcaagagaagattgcgattaattcatctttcttgttattcctcgaaagtcgattatagattaattctcgtaactttctgttagatgttactgatttgatcgtatcttttgattggtaagtccaattgagctgattcttcttgagttggttagataatttcaatacctttcttttgcatactcatacgtattttttgattcatccaatcaaaagttacggctgttttaatatcacggacagaaaggtgatttagggtttgaactttcgagaaaagttttaatttgcttccgcgcaatcattcaccccccttATTgtctatctcgatctcacacgATTGTTGATCGTGGCCTTGAGATTTTCAGTGTACGCTGTTTGCCGGCCCAGTGGGGCATTCCGGTGAGCAGGTTGGGGCGAGACGGCGTTGTTTTGTTCACTGGTTGCCGGCTTTACTGCAACGATCGAGCAGGAACTAATTGAGGTGGTGTTCGGAGCCAGGTGATTATATTTTGGAGTTGGTCATGGGGagatttaacttttttttgcgacTGATGGGGAGATTTAACTGAAAGCTAGTACCAAAGGTCAGCTGCAAAGGGGCTGCGTTGGCACCTCTGCCCGTCTTCTCTCCTCGTGCTTCCGGGCTTGCGGCCATTTTCCCGAGCACCATCGGTTCGAAGAGTCAGCGCTGAGATGGGAAATTAAGCTCCACGAATTGTCAAATTTTCATTGTTGATGCTCAAATAACAACGgcgctctctttttttaagaTAAGATGCACCCAAATCTAATCCGGAATGATCTTGATGGACACTATATATACTCTCACATTAATTGAAAATCTTCATCGACAAGGAATACATAATAATTACATATAGCATCACGTACGTTCTGTCGTCGGAGGAAAAGCATAAAACACATGGCCGCAAGGAAAAGGGACATATAGGTATAGCTCGCATAGAATTATTCCATATACGTTCCTTCAATGTGACTCGAAGTACAGCACATGTGCATGCAGCTATCAGAGGATGCCCTCGCGTGGAAAAATCTCCTGTTGCCACAGAGTCTCACAGAGTCGATCGACTCAAtgctatctatatatatatgtgtgtgcgGGTGTGTGTGTTGAAAATGTGTGACCTCCAGCTGCATTGCTCAATTATATTGATCACTGAGCACACAATTACTAGCAAAAGATGGCGGAGGCGGTGATGGGTCCGTTGGTGGGTCGGCTGCAGGAGCTGGCGATGAGCGAGGCGCGGGCGATGGTGGCGGTGAACGACGACGTACGGAGCCTCCGGGACAAGCTCATGTGGATGCAggctttcctccgggaggccgAGCCCCGGCGGCGGGCCAAGAACGACGAGCTCATCAGGGTCTGCCTGCAGCAGACCCGCGATGCCGTCTTcgacgccgaggacgccgTCGACCATTACTTCCTCCAGGTCGACCTCTCCAGGTAtattgaagattttttttatccatcaAATCTATATTAattttacacgaatctcaatgattgaatcaaaatgttgttatcatcgacttaaaaatagttattttttagTCGCCTAAAAAATAGGAAAGCCAGTATTATATACACAGCATGAGTATCTCTCACCTGGCAGTAGCTACCTGCAGGATCTGGTCCTAATTAAGCATATGTATGGGGTAAACTTAAATGTATAATTGTATATTAATACATCTGCCCTTTTCACTTCATGCACGTTCGTTGGTCAAAAGAAATTAACCGTAAAAATGTGATGCTTAGTCGTCATCTTCTTTATGCGTACTCACTTGGTTGAATCGGTTCAAAATGTAGAATATACTCCCCCCGTTCCATGctaagtgacttaaatttggtcaaatatgaatgtatctataacaaaaaagcgtctaaatacatgtaatatttcgtcacttaatatgggacggagggagtataactttTGTTAACTGCCAAACTTTCTAAGGTTTGACCTATCGTATAACAGAAAATCTCAACATATATGTGTACTTTGCCAAATAAAGATCATTAATTAAATTCATTGTAAAATATATTTCCATATATTTGAATTGCCAACTAGCATTTTCTTCACGTGAGCAATGTGAAAGCTTAGCAGTTCATGGTTAAATTTGAATTGCGGTTCACGCTCAGCATAGCCAGATGGAAAGTTACCCTATTTCACATTCATTCGTACCCAAAAATTGGTAGAATGTCATTCATTTTTCAATGTTTACATTATGTTATTCCATAACAATTGAGTTCATACATATAGACAATCAGTGGCCTAATCAAAGATCTATGCCTTTCTTCAACCTTCTTGGTTAGAAATTTTCAAAGAGGAGAAGCTCTATGCCTTCCTCTCGCCTTTTCTAATTTGGTACACCACATCTCGTCTTTGTAACTTTTTTTGCCTTCTTTGTTACACCGTAGCAGATGTACTGTTCCCATTATATGTTCTCATTATTGCATTAGATGATTCCATTATTTCAAGGATGGTTAGTCATATAGGACAATTATTTTCTCCATCACCCTGCAAAACATCTGTTTGCCTAGTACTTGTCGAAAAAAGTGCATCGACtagcactactacagaaacggtcgaaaaatcatatcagtaacggtcggggccgccgttactaacttcgtgttactgatgatacccatcatcagtaacggtctcttcgaccgttactgatgtatatatacatcagtggcggtcgctccttcccgaccgttactgatgtatatatcatcagtaatggtcgagTCTCCCCATCACTGTCGGTCGATcaaccgacactgatacattttcggtatttaaattttttaattaaaaccacagtaAATACAtagcaaattatatacagcacagcaaattatatacataatgtatctcatcacagaaaaatacatataaagccgcatcacatcacatcatttaaagcatacaattgtatataagccgcaccatataaagaatacaaatgtatctcacttcacgacattgattacaaagtgtcaaaattccatagaagcataattacaaagtgtcaaaatttcatggaagcatataaagaatacaaatgaatctattgtcgtgggtgaaccctagacacgacttgtttcacgcgttcgaagaagtccccactaggcttgatgacctcattgctTATGAGATGGGCAAattccctttgaatgttatacacgacccatttaggtcggtgtcccattgtcattcggggccgccagtactcttccatcgccgcgactgaccATTTCCACTCAGGTTTGAatatgctggcattctccataaggatgtgacagcagtaatagccacagaacacactgccgggcgggtattgctggcaagggaacctgtggttgtggtgaggctcgtctttatagcctttaccagcaagttttcccttggtcgccactttccaggcagtgttggCCCAGGCCTCAAAGAGGCACTTGTCTCCTCAGCTCCTTCACCGGCATCAAGGAGGACTGGAGGATGCCCTCGTGCAGTTTTGCTAGCATGGCATACTAAATAATGAAGAAAGATAAGAAGATTGTCTCTTACTGGAGATACAGCTCTTACACGTAGAAGTACACAAAAATGTTAATTTCCCCAATCACATATAAGCATACCTTctaaattaattaatgcaacatttttttagagcaaaCAACTTAGAAACAATGCATTGTGGAGTTTGTGTTTTATGAATTACCACCACCTAACATAGCGTGCTAAAATCCAATGCATCCTGAGAGGCCAGCTTTCATGTAACAAGATGTTACCTCAATTCTGGCATTGAAGATTTCTAGGATGACAAATCCATCATTAGCTCTATTAGCTCAACCATTTTATTAGTTTTAGACGAGAgctcagtttttctttttggaagaaGGTGACCTGGTTAATATATAGAAAGGGCTAATTAATCAACACATACGTTTTCTCTAAATGAAGGTACCCAAACTGGAGTCATGCAATCCTCAAGTTCGTCAGCGGCTTCACCACACAAGTCCGTGTGCGGCACCATCTCTCAAGGAGGATCAAATCGATCAACACGAGGCTTGAGGGCATTGTGGAGAACAAGGGGAAGTACAAAATTGATGACACAACTGACGATAACTCAATCACCACTTGGAGACCATCCACTGCCATCTCAGCTATCACTGAAAACATGTGAGTACTTTACaatctattttatttatttcaaaattagCGGTTTGCACTCCCATGATCTCATGAGTAAAGATAATGTATATTCAACTATGAATTTGGTCACGTGAATTATGATACAAACATGAATAGGGCATACATTGCAATATTGGCATGcacttttttttgcttccCACGTTACCTACCATCTCAACGTGCATCAAGATAAgccgaataaaataaacatgttAACACCGGATTTTCCCGGCATAGTAGGGTGCTGCATAATATTTATACATTCTATTGCTTGGAGATTCGTGATATATTTTTACAGTATGTATGcatctctttctcttcttggTTTCTCATTGTGTAGCTCATCTCTTTCTTTGCATCACACGCAAGATCGAAATCCATGCATATTCCATACATTTCAGattacaaacaaacaaaaattatgtatGATCCATGAGCATGCATGGATACTTTGAATCCAGTATTTCATATATATCCAAACAAATATGTCTTGAATGCAAACCAAGGAATCATAAATAGCATCTGCACATACATGCCAAATTTCTTCATATCTCGACCATTTCATcaccaaaacaaaataaaagatgaTTCCTTTAACCATCCACATTGTACATGAAGTGGAGCATAAATATCgaacaacttttttttgtatctCTCTTGTTTTCATAATGGGAATATGAACTTGAGTATGCGTTTCTCCTATCCTCTCTCATCCTACCATtctaagaaaaagaagatacaCAGAAGTGCACACACCCCTTAATTATTAGATCGAACACACCCTCAAGATGACCGAGGTAAATATTTAGCTAGCAACAATCTACACAACTAGGACAGAGCCACATCGTCGCTTGTGAAGAGGTGAATACCATGAATCCATGATTACCATTATTCAAAGTAAGGTGGGGGGAGTGTTGTACACTCAACTCCACCACCTCACCATGAGGTGTTGAGGTGATCACACATATATCTTTTGAAAAGCCAAaatctttttctctcttcgAAGGAATACATTCTGAGTGGTAGATAGGCCCCTGCTAAGATCCAAATCGTGTCAATGTTCGAAGGCGGAGAggatttttttgtttaggaAAACCCTAGCATTCCGCTCCTTCCAAATCTCCGAGGAGGTTTGAGTAATGAAAGATCTAATTCCTTTCCTTGAGCTGCTCAAGCCAAACAATAGGGTGGTCCACCAATGAATACTTGTGTTACCCAATGGAGGCGTCAGTTGGGGAGGGGGCAGCCGCACCAGGCTTTCTCACCATCCCAGACTCTCTTGGCAAAACAACATTTGAAAAACATAAGTGCATACATCTCTGTGGTGCTCCTACAGAGCACGCAGAATATTATGAGGCCAACCTCTCATCGCCAAGTGGTTTGCAACCCATAGCCTATTCTAGAGAGAAAGCATGACAACAAATTTGTAGTTCGAAGGAAGCCATTAATTACATATAAAAATGTTCCCtgacaaatatatatagaATATGAACCTAAAATAATTTCTACAGAGTATAAATTTCGGAAGCTTTCTACAGAATAGTttggtgtttttcttttactgATTAACATTGAAATTTGCATTCCAAAAATGCATATCATCAGGCATTTGGTCGTCTTATCAATATAAGTATAGAAAGCTAGAATTATGACATGTTCACAAATTGAACTGCAGGAGTGATTTTGTGCTACCTTTGGTGGGCCGTGAAACCAAGATAGAAGAACTTGGAGATGCACTATTTGATAAACAAAGTGTGGTTCCAGTTGTGATCTGTGTGACAGGAAAGAGTGGTATTGGCAAGACAAAGCTTGTGAAGGAGATCTACAAGAAGCCTTTGACCAAGcgtaattttgatgtgcaGGTATGGGTGACCTGTGCACCTAATCTCAGTGCCACTAACATCAAGAAGCTAATTCTTCAGCGTATGACAAAAGACACGGTTAGAAGCCCCACTGAACAGTTGCAAAGGAAACTAGGAAATAAGAAGTATTTGGTGGTTATAGATGGTGAAACTAGCAACACGGAGTGGAAAAAGATACTATTGGACCTCCCAAAGGACAAAACCGAGAGCAGAGTAGTGAAAATCACacatgcaaccaaacaagaaacAACGGTGTCTGGCTTTAAACAACACATCATCGAGCTCAATCCCATTGGAATCAAAGATGTAACTAATATGTTCATGAATACACTTCTCATGGACGAGAAAGTTGGGAAGAAGTCTCGCGGTCAAGTTGAGGAGGCTCTCACgagagatggagatggaaGTTACATTAATGCGAATCGGATCTTCAAAGTCACTGAAGGTCTGCCACTAGCGGTTGTGCTCTTGTCTGGCCTTTTGCGGACCAAGGAGTACCCTAGAGAATGGAAAAAGGTGTTTGATCACCTCGAGGGCAAGTCCAATGAATGGAAGCCTCTTGACATCATACTATCTATGTGCTTGGATGATCTCCCACATGACCTGAAATCTTGCTTCCTCTACTTTGCCGGTTTCCCAGCAAGCACACTTGTCAAGGCGCGCAGCTTGGTGTGCATGTGGATGGCAGAGGGGCTCCTCAGACCAAAAGAGGGCAAGACAATGGAGAAGGTGGGTAAGAAATACTTGCATGAGCTGCTCTGTAGGGGCCTGATGAACTTTCCACCGTTGGAGAATGCCACTCCTGGGAATGAACGTGTGACCGTCCAAACCAAAGTCCATGAATTTCTGCTAATTGAGGCTCAAGAGGCAAATTTCATGGAGATCCACGATGGTGATGATGTACCAACACTATCTAATGCTCGCCGCCTTACACTCCAGAATCACAAGGATAAGTATGCTGCTCTCACCGACCCTTTACCCAAGTTGCGGTCAATCATGTCCAACTTCGAGAAAGATGATTCCCAAGGCAGTGTTGCTGAGAccaaggaagaggaggagataGCTGGGGCTAATGCCTGCTCCCCCATCCCCCTTTGCCTCCGTCCACACAAGGATAGGGTCAACTCCAAGGATCATATGCGTAAGCTCCTGCAAGGATCCCAGTTCCTCCGTGTCATTTGCTTGTGTGGATTGGAAGTCGGTAGCAAACTTCCATCCGAGATCGGGAGTTTGGTGCACTTGCAGTACCTCGGCATCACCTATTGCTTCCTCAACGAGATACCATCGTCGGTAGGGAATCTCACACGTCTCCAAACATTGGATGTCCAAGGCACATCCGTCACCAAACTTCCCCAGGAGTTATGGAGGATTCCGACATTGCGACATGTGTTTGGATTCATCGTCTTGCCTAGGCGAGTCGGTGACTTGGAGCAGCTGCAAACACTGGAGGCTGTAAAGCCTGATGATGCCGGTGTTACAGCTAGTGATAGCTGCTGGGATGCAAAAACCTTCGCCAACATGAAGCGCCTCCATTCCTTGTACATCTGGGACATCTCCAATAAAAATGTCAAGTGTCTGGAAGCTGTCTACGGACTCAAGTACCTCGTGCTCCTAAGTATTCAGGGAAAAGTAATTTCCTTGGATTTGTTCACTCGCTCCAAGCTATCCCGCCTCCAGGAAATGGTtttgaaggggaagattgtGGCACCGACGACACCTTTAACTGCAAGTAaccgcttcttcttcccaaCACTGACAAAGCTGTCTCTCAATAAGACCAAGGTGTCCAAAGACTTCATCGACAGACTAAGTGAAGATCTGCCTCTTCTTGCTACCCTTGCTCTATTCCGAGACTCCTACAGCGAGTCATGTCTTGTCTTCACTAATGGGTTTCACAGTCTCAAGGAACTAACTCTGGACGTGTATCTAGAGGAGATTGTCATAAAGGAGGAAGCATGTCCTGATCTTATGAAGCTGGAGGTAGTCGTTCACTATTTGAATCTTTGCATTGACATCCCTAACAAACCAAGCCTCAAGGATACAATACAGGATATGATGAAGCAGCGTACAATTGAGGTTAATCGCGATTGGTAAGATGGAAGCTCTTTACAAGACACGGAAGTTCGTACTAAAGATCAGCTCTGAGGTTAGTACGTACTATATGTGCTTGCAACATATACCGTATATAtgttgtactccgtattatttaTGTGTGACCTAAAAGCTTGTATGTGAGTGTTGATACTCATGTCATCATCATGTGCGTGGTGATTGTAATTAGAACTATATACATATGCGTGTGGAATGATCTCTGGTCACCATTTTCGATGTATGTATTGACCATGTAAATTAAAGTGGCAAAACCCGCTTGATTGTGCCATGCCAGAGTTATAAAATGATTGAGCATGTTCAATCAAGATTGGTGTACATCATGTATTTGTTTTGTGGATAAAATTAAGGGGGCCTTAATTAAGGATCTGCATGCAACACTTTTCTTTTGACATACTAGTACTACCCCTGTGCTAACAAGACATTGAGCTCGCTGAACTTGCTAAAAGTGGTCCAGTTCAATCTTGGTTTGACACCCCTCCTCCTAGCATTGTACCTCTTTTGGTTCATGGTGTAACTATTATCACAAGTTAATAAAGAGGTCTTTTGCTGTCAAAGACATTGAGATTGTTGATTTTGGCACGTTGATATTTTGACATTTTATCTGCCCCAGAGAAACAAAATATCCCACGTTTCCATGAACATACACACGTCCAAGGAACAATCAGCCTGCCGCCACTTTCCCGTCGCCGTCCGGCGATTCGGCCCGGGCCAGCACGGCCCAGCACGGCCCGCTAATTCCGCCAAAGACGGAGGAGAGGTTGAGAGGTCGCCATCACCCATCAGCGAAACGTTTAAAATTCCAAAATCGGCACGGGCTGACTAGTCCAAATTTAAGGGGACACAACACAAAGCGAGACCAACTAGAGGAACAGGTGGCCCGTTAGTCACtcgtcgccttcttccccgcgCTTCCAGATGGCGATGGCGATGCgacgcgcggcggcgctcggggcgCGCCACAtcttcctcgccgcctccgcctccgcctcgtccACCTCCCGGGTCATCAGCCGCCGCCACGTACGCTCCCTTTTCCCCCGACTCCACTCGCCTGTGCTCTTTTGTATCATTGGCCCCCCGTCGGCACGGGAAGATCACTGCTGCGTGTGTTTGTGTGCTGTTGTGCTCAGTCAGTCGAGGTTTCCGTTTGGGTGCGCAGATGAGCAGCGTGGACGCAGGCGCGGCGATGGAGAAGATccgggcggcggggctgctCAGGACGCGCGGCCTCATCGGCGGCAAGTGGGTCGACGCCTACGACGGGAAGACCTTAGAGGTACCATCCATCTTATTTAGTAGTGCTTTTGCGATGCTTGTGGATTGGCGCGGTTTGGATAGCGTTGGATTGTGAAGGGAATCAGTGCTTCTTTCTATGCTCCGGGACTCCCTGTGTTATGGGATGTGTGGGAGTTGGAATTTTGGGGGAAGATTTTTTGAGTTCATTCTGTTTATACTACGATTCTGTAGTAGTATTTGTCAGTGCGCATGCTAAGGTTGTGAATACACTGTTTGCTCACTGGGGCATTGCAGCGACCAGTTTGTGGGCAGCACTGTGAGACTCTAAACAAACTTCTGTACCTTGCCGCAACATCTAATGATCTAGGGGTGGTCACGCCGGTTTTAAACAGGTCAGAAAATGAGAGG includes:
- the LOC100825210 gene encoding putative disease resistance RPP13-like protein 3, yielding MAEAVMGPLVGRLQELAMSEARAMVAVNDDVRSLRDKLMWMQAFLREAEPRRRAKNDELIRVCLQQTRDAVFDAEDAVDHYFLQVDLSRYPNWSHAILKFVSGFTTQVRVRHHLSRRIKSINTRLEGIVENKGKYKIDDTTDDNSITTWRPSTAISAITENMSDFVLPLVGRETKIEELGDALFDKQSVVPVVICVTGKSGIGKTKLVKEIYKKPLTKRNFDVQVWVTCAPNLSATNIKKLILQRMTKDTVRSPTEQLQRKLGNKKYLVVIDGETSNTEWKKILLDLPKDKTESRVVKITHATKQETTVSGFKQHIIELNPIGIKDVTNMFMNTLLMDEKVGKKSRGQVEEALTRDGDGSYINANRIFKVTEGLPLAVVLLSGLLRTKEYPREWKKVFDHLEGKSNEWKPLDIILSMCLDDLPHDLKSCFLYFAGFPASTLVKARSLVCMWMAEGLLRPKEGKTMEKVGKKYLHELLCRGLMNFPPLENATPGNERVTVQTKVHEFLLIEAQEANFMEIHDGDDVPTLSNARRLTLQNHKDKYAALTDPLPKLRSIMSNFEKDDSQGSVAETKEEEEIAGANACSPIPLCLRPHKDRVNSKDHMRKLLQGSQFLRVICLCGLEVGSKLPSEIGSLVHLQYLGITYCFLNEIPSSVGNLTRLQTLDVQGTSVTKLPQELWRIPTLRHVFGFIVLPRRVGDLEQLQTLEAVKPDDAGVTASDSCWDAKTFANMKRLHSLYIWDISNKNVKCLEAVYGLKYLVLLSIQGKVISLDLFTRSKLSRLQEMVLKGKIVAPTTPLTASNRFFFPTLTKLSLNKTKVSKDFIDRLSEDLPLLATLALFRDSYSESCLVFTNGFHSLKELTLDVYLEEIVIKEEACPDLMKLEVVVHYLNLCIDIPNKPSLKDTIQDMMKQRTIEVNRDW